GATGTTGCACCACCGCATCGTCGTGGTGAAGCACTTGCCTATTTCGGTGTATTTATGAGCCTGCCGATGGTAATCGGTCCTTTTTTAGGTTTAACAATTATTGCGCACTTCTCATTTACTGTTTTATTTATGATTAGCTCTATATTTTCATTATTTGCATTTTTACTTGGTTTACTCGTAAAGATTCCACATGAACAACCAGTAAAGAAACAAGATCACGAAAAAATGAAATGGAAAGATCTCATCGAACCATCATCGATTCCGATTGCTCTAACAGGTTTTATTCTAGCATTTTCATATAGTGGTATTTTATCCTTTATTCCCATTTACGCCAAAGAGCTTGGTTTAGAAGAAATGGCAAGTTACTTCTTTATTTTATACGCGCTTGTTGTTGTACTATCTCGTCCATTTACTGGAAAGATGTTTGACCGTTTTGGTGAGAATATGCTTGTGTATCCTTCTATTATTATTTTCACAGTTGGAATGTTTATCTTAAGTCAAGCACAAACATCATTTTGGTTCCTTGGTGCAGGCATATTAATCGGTTTAGGGTACGGAACACTGATTCCAAGTTTCCAAACCATCGCCGTTTCATCTGCTCCAAATCATCGCCGCGGTTCTGCAACAGCTACGTATTTTTCATTCTTTGACAGCGGTATTGGGATTGGTTCTTCCGTTTTAGGTATTATAGCTGCAAGATCAAGTTATCATAATATGTATTTCATCGCTGCGATTGTCGTTGCCTTTACATTGCTTATTTATTACGTTTTACATGGTAGAAAACAGAAATTCAAAAGACAACGTACAGACGGACAAATGTCTGCTTAACATTCATAAGGAAAGTAAACTTCTCTGTTTACTTTCCTTATTTTGTATTTCACAAATAACAAGCGTATACTTATAATAGAAATGATAAGGAGGTACATCCATGAATGTAAAAAAATCTCCCCTCTTATTGCTTATTCTCACACTGTTATTTATCATAACAGGACTTGGATTTGCTTTTTTTAAACACAACAAAATAACGCCTTCTAAAGATACGGTAACAAAAGAAAATTGGTTACAAGACCCATACTTACGTTGGTCCTATACAAATATGAAAGAATTGGCCCTTATTCATGAAGTACATAATGACCCAAACAACGTTACGCACTTCCCTATCGCACTACAAAATTTAGATCGTTTCTCTATAAAACAAGAAATTGGGCGAGATATTCCTTTAAAAAAATTATTAGATGAAAATAAAACCGATGCATTTGTCGTTGTGCATAATGGAAAGCTTGTTTACGAACGCTATTTCAATGGATACAATCCAAATACCCCACACGGAATGGCATCTTTAGCGAAAGTATTTACCGGTGCACTCATCCAATCTTTTATTGAAGAAAAGCGCATCGATGCAAACCAGACTGCCGAAACATATGTGAAAGAATTGCAAGGCACCCCATTTGGAAAAGCGACAATTCAGCAGTTAATGGACATGCAAGTGTCTGTTGAATATCCTACGCATGGATTCAGACAGCCCGGGCTAGAAAACCAAGATGCACAATTGTATTTAGCTAGCAATATGCTGCCGCGCCACTCAAATTATGATGGTCCGATGAATATTTATGATTTGTTACGCGAGGCAAAAGAGACTGCCCCGCCCGGAACTACTTTTTCTTATAATAATGGATCTACTGAAACACTCGCATGGATTATACGAACAATCACTGGCAAGACTTTAGCTGAAAATGTAAGTGAACGTATTTGGTCAAAAATTGGTATGGAGCAAAATGCTTATTATGTTACCGATGAAACTGGAATTGAACAAGCAAGTGCTGGTTTAAATGCAACGGCAAGAGATATGGCAAAGTTTGGGGAATTGCTGTTACATAATGGACAATATCATGGTATGCAAGTTCTCTCCTCTTCTATTTCAGAAAATATCAAAAGCGTACGTAAAGGTGAATTAGCAATTGAGCAAGGGACATCCATTTCGTATCATAATCAATGGTGGATTCCTCATAACGAACATGGTGCCTTCGAGGTGCTTGGAAGCTATGGGCAACGCCTTTATATCGATCCAAAAACAAATATGGTCATTGTCCATTTTTCATCTAATGCTGCCCCAAGCAGTGATGTACATACAACATATTCCGATATGTATGTAGATATCGCTAAACATTTAGAAAAGCTTTCACATGAGTGAGAGCTTTTCTTTTTAAATATCTGAATTTTCAGTTTAATAAAGGTTATTGTACTCCATGTAGCGAATAGTTACAAAAAATATGAAGGAGGTTGATGAACTTGTTTCGCTCTTTTACAAATGGCTGCGTCGCTCTTGTGCAACGCTTTTTACCAGAACCGTTTATTTTATCCTGTTTGTTAACTGTTTTTGTCATTTTCTTTGGCATGTTTGCTACAGAGCAATCCCTCATTCAAATGATTGCTCATTGGGGTGATGGCATTTGGGGGCTATTATCCTTCGCGATGCAAATGGCCCTTGTACTTGTTACCGGCTCCGCTTTAGCAAATGCCCCGCTAATTCGGAAAGGTTTGATGAAAGCGGCTCAGTTACCAAGAACAAGCGGGCAAGGTATTATCGCTATCTCTATCGTTAGTTTGTTAGGAGCCTACATAAATTGGGGGTTTGGCATTGTTGTCTCCGTTTTATATGCTAAAGAAGTTGCCAAGCATATAAAAGAATTAGACTATCGTCTTGCAATCGCTTCCTCTTACTCTGGATTTCTCATCTGGCATGCTGGACTTTCTGCCTCTATTCCACTAACATTAGCGTCCGGAGGGGAGACGTTAATAAAAACAACGGCTGGTAGCCTAAAAGAAGCAATTCCCATTACCGAAACATTATTTTCACCATATGCTCTTGTTCCTATCATTGTCTTTTTTATTACAATGCCACTTATCAATAGAGCAATGCATCCAGATGCGAATCATACTGTTACTGTTGCTCCAAATGTATTTCATGAAGAAGCAGCCGCTCAAGAAACAGAAGTTCGTACTTTTGCTGAGAAAATGG
The window above is part of the Bacillus cytotoxicus NVH 391-98 genome. Proteins encoded here:
- a CDS encoding short-chain fatty acid transporter, translating into MFRSFTNGCVALVQRFLPEPFILSCLLTVFVIFFGMFATEQSLIQMIAHWGDGIWGLLSFAMQMALVLVTGSALANAPLIRKGLMKAAQLPRTSGQGIIAISIVSLLGAYINWGFGIVVSVLYAKEVAKHIKELDYRLAIASSYSGFLIWHAGLSASIPLTLASGGETLIKTTAGSLKEAIPITETLFSPYALVPIIVFFITMPLINRAMHPDANHTVTVAPNVFHEEAAAQETEVRTFAEKMENSIWITICIGLLGIIYMIHYFSTKGFNLTLDIVIFILLIAGLIFHRTPIQYIRAFSESTKSASGILLQFPFYAGIMGMMMGANSEGLSLGGAISNFFIQISNETTFPLFTFLSAGIVNIFVPSGGGQWAVQAPIMIPAGAELGVPAAKTAMAIAWGDAWTNLIQPFWALPALAIAGLGARDMMGFCVIHLLYAGAIIGLCLLFI
- a CDS encoding serine hydrolase domain-containing protein; the protein is MNVKKSPLLLLILTLLFIITGLGFAFFKHNKITPSKDTVTKENWLQDPYLRWSYTNMKELALIHEVHNDPNNVTHFPIALQNLDRFSIKQEIGRDIPLKKLLDENKTDAFVVVHNGKLVYERYFNGYNPNTPHGMASLAKVFTGALIQSFIEEKRIDANQTAETYVKELQGTPFGKATIQQLMDMQVSVEYPTHGFRQPGLENQDAQLYLASNMLPRHSNYDGPMNIYDLLREAKETAPPGTTFSYNNGSTETLAWIIRTITGKTLAENVSERIWSKIGMEQNAYYVTDETGIEQASAGLNATARDMAKFGELLLHNGQYHGMQVLSSSISENIKSVRKGELAIEQGTSISYHNQWWIPHNEHGAFEVLGSYGQRLYIDPKTNMVIVHFSSNAAPSSDVHTTYSDMYVDIAKHLEKLSHE
- a CDS encoding MFS transporter, which codes for MQSKRLWTKDFLGTCFSSLFIFLTFYMLMTTLPVYVIDGLKGKPEEIGLVATVFLISSVLCRPFTGKWLDDLGRKKILFISLSLFLAATVMYFGVQSFFLLLALRFLHGIGFGMATTATGTIVTDVAPPHRRGEALAYFGVFMSLPMVIGPFLGLTIIAHFSFTVLFMISSIFSLFAFLLGLLVKIPHEQPVKKQDHEKMKWKDLIEPSSIPIALTGFILAFSYSGILSFIPIYAKELGLEEMASYFFILYALVVVLSRPFTGKMFDRFGENMLVYPSIIIFTVGMFILSQAQTSFWFLGAGILIGLGYGTLIPSFQTIAVSSAPNHRRGSATATYFSFFDSGIGIGSSVLGIIAARSSYHNMYFIAAIVVAFTLLIYYVLHGRKQKFKRQRTDGQMSA